The proteins below are encoded in one region of Chloroflexota bacterium:
- a CDS encoding ABC transporter ATP-binding protein, giving the protein MNDVSLFVENLRKHFDSFKAVDGISFAVHRGEIFGLLGPNGAGKTTTIRMLLGLLAPTSGKGAVLGFDIVRQAEEVRQRVGYVSQKFALYADLTVAENFDFYAGVYGLKRELIAARRREVLPLVGLENEPHTRVTALAGGSRQRLALACALAHQPEFLFLDEPTAGVDPVSRRTLWDLVYDLAERGTTILVTTHYMDEAENCNRLAFIYQGKLVAEGTPYEMKSAQMIGEVLEIECDRLDVALTTLRDANLFDEVALYGSLIHAIGADARAKISTVRDLLMTQSIAVKNIEFILPSLEDVFIARLRHASNHLKRDA; this is encoded by the coding sequence GTTTCAAAGCCGTAGACGGCATTTCGTTCGCCGTGCACCGTGGCGAGATTTTCGGCTTGCTCGGTCCGAACGGCGCGGGCAAGACGACGACGATTCGCATGTTGCTTGGTTTGCTCGCGCCAACCTCGGGCAAAGGCGCGGTGCTGGGATTCGACATCGTGCGCCAAGCCGAAGAGGTGCGCCAGCGCGTCGGCTACGTCTCGCAGAAATTCGCGCTCTATGCCGACCTCACCGTCGCGGAGAATTTCGATTTCTACGCGGGCGTCTACGGACTCAAGCGCGAGTTGATCGCCGCGCGACGCCGCGAGGTGCTGCCGCTCGTCGGCTTGGAGAACGAACCCCACACGCGCGTTACCGCGCTCGCCGGCGGCTCGCGCCAACGGCTCGCGCTCGCGTGCGCGCTCGCGCATCAACCGGAATTCTTGTTTCTCGATGAGCCGACCGCCGGCGTGGATCCGGTCTCGCGGCGCACGCTGTGGGATTTGGTGTACGATCTCGCCGAACGCGGCACGACCATTCTCGTGACGACGCATTACATGGACGAAGCGGAAAACTGCAATCGGCTCGCGTTTATTTATCAGGGCAAACTCGTCGCGGAAGGCACGCCGTACGAAATGAAATCGGCGCAAATGATCGGCGAGGTACTCGAAATCGAATGCGACCGGCTCGACGTGGCGCTGACGACGTTGCGCGACGCGAATTTGTTCGACGAGGTTGCGCTCTACGGATCGTTGATCCACGCGATTGGCGCGGACGCGCGCGCGAAAATTTCAACCGTGCGCGATTTGTTAATGACGCAAAGCATCGCAGTAAAAAATATCGAGTTCATTTTGCCGTCACTCGAAGACGTGTTCATCGCGCGTCTGCGTCACGCGAGCAACCATCTCAAACGCGACGCGTGA